The Helianthus annuus cultivar XRQ/B chromosome 16, HanXRQr2.0-SUNRISE, whole genome shotgun sequence genome includes a window with the following:
- the LOC110917168 gene encoding L10-interacting MYB domain-containing protein-like translates to MFLGDEVKIKKGKDICKVGNEVEMMWQLRASKDAFSIVDSLRGCLANPLNDSLRGWPLIRTETKGPFSFSFFSATTTARVHFSFSFFAALPPPPHGRAASLLLLTLAAASLLFLTVAAASIPPPPHSRSPPPSLLLLTLGRRLLLLHPTQNGYVNEMAKRIRINWKQEGVEKTFVEACVHQITVNGREGSSLKQASWKTVAENLKTQHNFIVEQRQMKNHYDFLKGKFAAWLKLKNKTGNVYDPVTNSFNLSEEEWQIEMKSNKYVEALRSAPLAFPELCCQLFEGSTSNGFDSWGPSSTLPHPSEEVNEHNLDGMDVECTQVDSLGKGVSEESSIRSQKKEKGEKRKHKATLESQLIEVGEDISKLAKMMIEKHTLSDDMDACLEKLETLGWDESDAKYETALLLFGESADLRKLWVRLKPQNCEKWVKNAGAKYGLFN, encoded by the exons ATGTTCTTAG GTGATGAGGTGAAAATTAAGAAGGGTAAGGATATTTGTAAGGTTGGAAATGAAGTTGAG ATGATGTGGCAGCTAAGGGCGTCTAAGGACGCGTTTAGCATTGTAGATAGTCTTAGGGGCTGTTTAGCAAAccctcttaatgattcattaagAGGCTGGCCTCTTATTCGGACAGAG ACCAAGGGACCCTTTTCCTTCTCATTCTTCTCTGCAACAACAACAGCTAGGGTTCACTTTTCCTTCTCATTCTTCGCCGCCCTCCCTCCTCCTCCTCACGGTCGCGCCGCCTCCCTCCTCCTCCTCACGCTCGCCGCCGCCTCCCTCCTCTTCCTCACGGTCGCCGCCGCCTCCATCCCCCCTCCTCCTCACTCTCGGTCGCCGCCTCCATCCCTCCTCCTCCTCACTCTCGGTCGCCGCCTCCTCCTCCTCCATCCCACCCAG AATGGTTATGTT AATG AAATGGCAAAAAGGATTAGGATTAATTGGAAGCAAGAAGGTGTTGAAAAAACCTTTGTTGAAGCATGTGTTCATCAAATAACCGTTAATGGACGTGAAGGAAGTAGTCTTAAACAAGCGTCATGGAAAACTGTAGCTGAAAATTTGAAAACACAACATAATTTCATAGTGGAACAACGTCAAATGAAGAATCACTATGATTTTCTAAAAGGAAAATTTGCAGCTTGGTTAAAGCTTAAAAACAAAACCGGGAATGTCTATGATCCAGTTACAAACAGCTTTAACTTGTCAGAAGAAGAGTGGCAAATTGAGATGAAG TCTAACAAGTATGTAGAAGCTTTGAGAAGTGCGCCACTTGCTTTCCCCGAGCTTTGTTGTCAATTGTTTGAGGGGTCTACTTCAAATGGGTTTGATAGTTGGGGGCCAAGTTCTACGCTTCCTCATCCTTCTGAGGAAGTGAATGAGCACAATTTGGATGGTATGGATGTCGAATGCACTCAAGTGGATTCCCTAGGTAAAGGTGTTAGTGAGGAGTCAAGTATTCGGTcccaaaaaaaagaaaaaggagaGAAACGAAAACATAAGGCAACATTAGAGTCACAGCTTATAGAAGTTGGTGAAGATATTAGCAAGTTGGCAAAGATGATGATTGAGAAACACACACTTTCTGATGATATGGATGCATGTTTGGAGAAGTTGGAGACATTGGGTTGGGATGAGTCGGATGCGAAATACGAAACAGCGCTTTTGCTTTTTGGTGAGAGTGCCGATCTTAGGAAACTGTGGGTACGTCTTAAGCCGCAGAATTGTGAGAAATGGGTTAAGAATGCGGGAGCGAAGTATGGATTGTTTAACTAA
- the LOC110919999 gene encoding uncharacterized protein LOC110919999: MNFAREVIVPTSSNVSANNSEQHRRLKEIFPGAIGALDGTLIHAIVPVDQQTRYRGRGKGECFQNVLAICDFDMIFTFVWAGWEGIAHDSRVLKEVAFNPNSGFPFPPPDKYYLCDAAYTNTRGFMTPYRGTRYWLADFRRQRALTKEERFNHAHAQLRNVIERAYGVLKARFPILKQMAPFSFPIQRDIVIACFAIHNFIRKCNIYDQLFMDYDENTMFHEMQSGENDGLLVQDIEWGSQGIDYMTSLRNHIANQLLPNDSN; encoded by the exons ATGAATTTCGCAAGAGAAGTTATAGTTCCAACATCTTCTAATGTAAGCGCAAATAACTCCGAACAACATAGAAGGCTAAAAGAAATATTTCCTGGAGCAATAGGTGCCTTAGATGGAACTCTTATACATGCGATCGTGCCTGTTGATCAACAGACTCGTTACAGGGGAAGAGGAAAAGGTGAATGCTTTCAAAATGTATTAGCAATTTGTGACTTTGATATGATATTCACATTCGTATGGGCCGGATGGGAGGGCATTGCACATGATTCACGAGTTTTAAAAGAAGTTGCATTCAACCCAAATTCTGGCTTTCCTTTCCCGCCACCAG ATAAGTATTACCTTTGTGACGCTGCGTACACCAACACTCGTGGATTTATGACTCCCTACCGTGGTACGAGGTATTGGTTAGCCGATTTTCGACGACAACGTGCGTTAACTAAGGAAGAAAGATTCAATCATGCTCACGCACAACTCAGAAATGTCATTGAACGTGCATATGGTGTTCTAAAGGCGAGATTCCCAATCCTAAAGCAAATGGCTCCCTTTTCTTTTCCAATACAAAGAGACATAGTGATTGCTTGTTTCGCCATCCATAATTTTATAAGGAAATGCAATATTTATGATCAGTTATTTATGGACTATGATGAGAACACGATGTTTCATGAAATGCAAAGTGGGGAAAATGATGGCCTGTTAGTTCAAGACATAGAGTGGGGTTCACAAGGTATTGACTATATGACTTCTTTACGTAACCATATTGCTAATCAGTTGCTTCCAAATGATTCAAATTAA
- the LOC110919998 gene encoding cysteine-rich receptor-like protein kinase 10 produces MFILFRKHLFSFSLIIICLTNTTTLAQPPPFFHHICENKANYTINSTYQRNLDTALLALPTTNSGFGYYNFTIGQLSDRVISFALCRGDIKPDACTKCLNDSIIKLIELCPNQTEAIAYYESCFLKYSNETGNTNTVILASPVSVGNVDQFNRAVRELMD; encoded by the coding sequence ATGTTCATACTCTTCAGAAAACATCTCTTCTCCTTCTCTCTTATTATCATATGCTTAACCAACACCACCACCTTAGCTCAGCCACCACCTTTCTTCCACCACATATGTGAGAACAAAGCTAACTACACCATAAACAGTACGTACCAAAGAAACCTCGACACCGCCCTCTTGGCCCTCCCCACCACCAACTCCGGCTTCGGCTACTACAACTTCACTATCGGCCAACTCAGCGACAGAGTCATCTCCTTCGCTCTTTGTCGTGGTGATATCAAACCCGATGCATGCACAAAGTGTTTGAATGACTCCATCATTAAGTTAATAGAACTCTGCCCCAACCAAACAGAAGCTATAGCATATTACGAGTCATGCTTTTTGAAATACTCCAACGAGACTGGAAATACAAATACTGTGATTTTGGCGAGCCCCGTAAGTGTGGGTAATGTTGATCAGTTCAATAGGGCTGTTAGAGAGTTGATGGATTAG
- the LOC118487937 gene encoding uncharacterized protein LOC118487937, with the protein MSVPFTGKHPFLSCVLQHSHTLAPLVTSYNSDNGNSRPPPSGGGVRRRKHILDGERGERRRRERETRHRWRETAAPPFAAGRHRWSGGGGTVPSTFFPTNTAVGQRRQYW; encoded by the exons ATGTCGGTCCCGTTCACCGGTAAACACCCCTTTCTCTCTTGTGTACTGCAACACTCGCACACCCTCGCTCCCCTAGTGACTTCCTACAACTCCGACAACGGAAACAGCCGGCCACCACCATCTGGTGGTGGCGTACGGCGGCGAAAACACATATTAGATGGCGAGAGAGGAGAGAGacgaaggagagagagagagacgagacaTAGATGGCGAGAGACAGCAGCGCCGCCGTTTGCGGCGGGGCGACATAGGTGGAGCGGCGGCGGTGGAACCGTTCCTTCAACGTTTTTCCCGACAAACACGG CCGTTGGTCAAAGAAGACAGTATTGGTAG